One genomic region from Fulvitalea axinellae encodes:
- a CDS encoding fasciclin domain-containing protein, with product MNRNKLSRLVWALAVPLLLSACAKEWEDHYEATPEGGELTVLAQLKASGYGEFAGLLEKADLADSLDMASSPFTVFAPAKGSLEALKSLPEAEQRKALRYHISPNLLYAYTVAGEEDLFLKSRYIKNVRLNKKSGVLTVNNNLKVTKPDIICKNGVIHELEAPLLPNDNIYEALAKLGDEYSVLRKYAIERDTLVFDKERSVAIGSDKFGRTVYDSAWNERKYYFEQVGSIADEDERFTFLCLSNEALEATYQGLVKRYYGDKINLPAGFEEDKKPYVIETILESTLGVMEYGTIKDGDTIRLSNGRKLVQSVQDFGERSEQNSNGITYFPSSVQVLMTDSITTVQKAEVEYFSDYRAEFSSVDLGIETPSSGGKQTLQIVSEEKGAWFEFTIEGLVAGKYAVVARPWATKCGTCEIRVDGEILNKEYKPRVNWRNDVLGFVTFDEFGSKKIRFTITDVDRFEDKYMMTLDNVSFVPVAE from the coding sequence ATGAACAGAAATAAATTATCGAGACTGGTTTGGGCTTTGGCGGTCCCGTTGCTCCTGTCGGCTTGCGCCAAGGAGTGGGAAGACCACTACGAAGCCACGCCAGAGGGCGGAGAGCTGACGGTCTTGGCCCAGCTGAAGGCGTCGGGATACGGGGAATTTGCCGGGCTGTTGGAAAAAGCCGACCTGGCCGATAGCTTGGATATGGCCTCCAGCCCGTTTACGGTTTTCGCTCCGGCGAAAGGAAGCTTGGAAGCGCTCAAATCTTTGCCGGAAGCCGAACAGCGCAAAGCGTTGCGTTATCACATCAGCCCGAACTTGCTGTACGCTTATACAGTGGCCGGTGAGGAAGACCTTTTTCTGAAATCAAGATATATCAAAAACGTTAGGCTTAATAAAAAATCCGGCGTACTGACAGTCAATAATAACCTCAAGGTCACCAAGCCGGATATTATCTGCAAAAACGGGGTTATACACGAACTGGAAGCGCCATTGTTGCCAAACGACAACATTTACGAGGCTCTTGCGAAACTTGGCGACGAGTATTCGGTCCTTCGTAAATACGCCATAGAGCGCGACACTCTGGTTTTTGACAAAGAGCGGAGCGTGGCCATCGGCTCCGACAAATTCGGCCGTACGGTATACGACTCGGCTTGGAACGAGCGGAAATATTACTTTGAGCAGGTGGGCTCGATCGCCGACGAAGACGAGCGTTTTACCTTCCTCTGCCTTTCCAACGAAGCTTTGGAAGCCACTTACCAAGGTTTGGTCAAGCGCTACTACGGCGACAAGATCAACCTGCCCGCCGGTTTTGAGGAAGACAAAAAGCCATACGTTATCGAGACCATTTTGGAGTCGACCCTTGGCGTAATGGAATACGGAACGATCAAGGACGGCGACACGATCCGCCTGAGCAACGGGCGAAAACTGGTGCAAAGCGTTCAGGATTTCGGCGAAAGATCGGAACAAAACAGTAACGGGATTACGTATTTCCCTTCTTCTGTTCAGGTTTTGATGACCGACAGTATCACGACCGTCCAAAAGGCCGAGGTGGAATACTTTTCGGATTACAGGGCCGAGTTCTCATCCGTGGATTTGGGAATCGAAACGCCTAGCAGTGGCGGTAAACAGACTTTGCAGATCGTTTCGGAAGAAAAAGGTGCTTGGTTCGAATTCACGATCGAAGGCTTGGTGGCCGGAAAATACGCCGTAGTGGCCCGTCCGTGGGCTACAAAGTGCGGGACTTGCGAAATCCGTGTCGATGGCGAAATCCTCAACAAGGAATATAAGCCGCGTGTAAACTGGAGAAACGATGTGTTGGGCTTTGTGACTTTTGACGAATTCGGATCGAAGAAAATCCGCTTTACCATTACGGATGTCGATCGCTTCGAGGATAAGTACATGATGACGCTCGACAACGTGAGCTTTGTGCCCGTAGCGGAGTAA